The proteins below are encoded in one region of Streptomyces roseirectus:
- a CDS encoding ATP-binding protein, translating into MKKSAAKTLGVAALGAAIAAVGAGAASAAPNLPDATQALDGVTKALPAEKVTQALPGAGEAVKQAQPAVATSLAAATPVAQQALADGPTKPVAGLLGGLPLKGLPTHGLPVNGIPLG; encoded by the coding sequence ATGAAGAAGTCTGCTGCCAAGACCCTCGGTGTCGCCGCCCTCGGTGCCGCCATCGCCGCCGTCGGCGCGGGTGCCGCCAGCGCCGCCCCCAACCTGCCCGACGCCACGCAGGCCCTCGACGGCGTCACCAAGGCGCTCCCGGCGGAGAAGGTCACCCAGGCGCTGCCGGGTGCCGGCGAGGCCGTCAAGCAGGCCCAGCCCGCCGTCGCCACGAGCCTCGCGGCGGCCACCCCGGTCGCCCAGCAGGCCCTCGCCGACGGCCCCACCAAGCCCGTCGCCGGTCTCCTCGGCGGCCTCCCCCTCAAGGGCCTGCCCACGCACGGCCTGCCGGTCAACGGGATCCCGCTGGGCTGA
- a CDS encoding adenosine deaminase, whose product MTSQSIQGGVTPTPDQIRRAPKVLLHDHLDGGLRPGTIVDLARESGYSGLPESDADKLGIWFREAADSGSLERYLETFSHTVAVMQTRAALVRVAAECAEDLAEDGVVYAEVRYAPEQHLDGGLSLEEVVEAVNEGFREGERRARANGHRIRVGALLTAMRHAARALEIAELANRYRDSGVVGFDIAGAEAGHPPTRHLDAFEYLKRENNHFTIHAGEAFGLPSIWQALQWCGADRLGHGVRIIDDIEVADDGSVTLGRLAAYVRDKRIPLELCPSSNLQTGAAASFAEHPIGLLRRLHFRATVNTDNRLMSGTSMSREFEQLVETFGYTLDDMQWFSVNAMKSAFIPFDERLAMINDVVKPGYAELKSEWLFQQTASTSGSSAGQG is encoded by the coding sequence ATGACGAGCCAGAGCATCCAAGGGGGCGTCACGCCGACTCCGGACCAGATCCGCCGGGCGCCCAAGGTTCTGCTGCACGACCATCTCGACGGCGGGCTGCGCCCCGGCACCATCGTCGACCTAGCCCGTGAGTCGGGGTACTCGGGGCTACCCGAGAGTGACGCCGACAAGCTCGGCATCTGGTTCCGCGAGGCCGCCGACTCCGGTTCGCTGGAACGCTACCTGGAGACCTTCTCGCACACCGTCGCCGTGATGCAGACGCGCGCGGCCCTCGTCCGCGTCGCCGCCGAGTGCGCCGAGGACCTGGCCGAGGACGGCGTCGTCTACGCGGAAGTCCGGTACGCGCCCGAGCAGCACCTCGACGGCGGGCTCTCCCTCGAAGAGGTCGTCGAGGCCGTCAACGAGGGTTTCCGCGAAGGCGAACGCCGGGCCCGCGCGAACGGCCACCGCATCCGCGTCGGCGCCCTCCTCACCGCGATGCGGCACGCCGCCCGCGCCCTGGAGATCGCCGAACTCGCCAACCGCTACCGGGACTCGGGCGTCGTCGGCTTCGACATCGCGGGCGCCGAGGCGGGCCACCCGCCGACCCGGCACCTCGACGCCTTCGAGTACCTGAAGCGGGAGAACAACCACTTCACGATCCACGCCGGCGAGGCGTTCGGGCTGCCGTCGATCTGGCAGGCCCTCCAGTGGTGCGGCGCTGACCGGCTCGGGCACGGGGTGCGGATCATCGACGACATCGAGGTCGCGGACGACGGCAGTGTCACCCTCGGCCGGCTCGCCGCGTACGTCCGCGACAAGCGGATCCCGTTGGAGCTGTGCCCCAGCTCCAACCTCCAGACCGGCGCCGCCGCCTCCTTCGCCGAGCACCCGATCGGGCTGCTGCGGCGGCTGCACTTCCGGGCGACCGTCAACACCGACAATCGTCTGATGTCGGGGACGAGCATGAGCCGGGAATTCGAGCAACTGGTCGAGACATTCGGTTACACGCTCGACGACATGCAGTGGTTCTCCGTCAATGCTATGAAATCCGCGTTCATTCCTTTCGATGAACGACTCGCGATGATCAATGACGTCGTCAAACCGGGATACGCCGAGCTGAAATCCGAATGGCTGTTCCAGCAGACCGCCTCCACCAGCGGTTCTTCGGCCGGACAGGGCTGA
- a CDS encoding prolyl oligopeptidase family serine peptidase has translation MAQHVTPLRTPHLGKAIGPEPTSVSGAVLLLPAGEEVSERRPSPMWATASVRALGRRLARAGRAEGLVVHAVHYRYRGWNGTEAHLAGDADWGADEIVRRYGDVPVCLAGVGMGARAALRSAGHGAVNSVLALAPWLPEEDVAADPEPVKQLVGRRVLIVHGTNDDRTDPELSFRLATRAKKANRDVCRFEVHSDGHGLQQYRDEVQALAEDFVMGTLYGKSFARPLEDALAAPPPLGLRMPLAVGFGASLRK, from the coding sequence ATGGCACAGCATGTGACGCCGCTCCGAACCCCCCACCTGGGCAAGGCGATCGGCCCCGAGCCGACCTCCGTCAGCGGAGCGGTACTGCTCCTTCCCGCCGGGGAGGAGGTCTCCGAGCGCAGACCGTCCCCCATGTGGGCGACCGCCTCCGTGCGCGCCCTCGGCCGCCGGCTCGCCCGCGCCGGGCGCGCGGAGGGGCTGGTCGTGCACGCCGTCCACTACCGCTACCGGGGGTGGAACGGGACGGAGGCGCATCTCGCGGGCGACGCGGACTGGGGCGCCGACGAGATCGTCCGGCGCTACGGCGACGTCCCCGTCTGTCTCGCCGGGGTCGGGATGGGGGCGCGGGCCGCGCTGCGGTCGGCCGGGCACGGCGCCGTCAACTCCGTTCTGGCGCTGGCTCCTTGGCTGCCCGAGGAGGACGTCGCCGCCGACCCCGAGCCCGTCAAGCAGCTCGTCGGGCGGCGGGTGTTGATCGTCCACGGGACCAACGACGACCGTACGGACCCGGAGTTGTCGTTCCGGCTCGCGACGCGGGCGAAGAAGGCGAACCGGGACGTGTGCCGGTTCGAAGTGCACTCCGACGGGCACGGGTTGCAGCAGTACCGGGACGAAGTCCAGGCGCTCGCCGAGGACTTCGTGATGGGGACGCTGTACGGGAAGTCGTTCGCGCGGCCGTTGGAGGACGCGTTGGCCGCGCCGCCGCCGCTGGGCTTGCGGATGCCGTTGGCCGTGGGGTTCGGGGCGTCGCTGCGGAAGTGA
- a CDS encoding LysR family transcriptional regulator yields the protein MVHQQRSGAQLSPTGDTEDMTMSLAPRLAYFAGVARTEHVTRAARELNVPQSTLSRAMVRLEQDLGVDLFARRGRTVSLTPAGRTFLTSVERALSEIQRAADEVRADADAATGKVAFGFLHTMGAETVPALIHAFRADHPRVRFSLVQNYGEAMIERLRAGELDLCLTSPVPDAPDLVARRLDEQKLRLVVPADHRLAGRRRVRLSEAAEETFVTLEPGYGLRRITDDLCQQAGFRPRIAFEGEEAETLRGLVAAGLGVALLPPPAVRRPGVSELTVTSPRAVREIGVAWLDGHPDTPPVAAFKKFLLSRRGNLLT from the coding sequence ATGGTGCATCAGCAGAGGTCAGGGGCTCAACTGTCACCGACCGGTGACACAGAAGACATGACCATGTCGCTCGCCCCCCGATTGGCGTACTTCGCAGGGGTGGCCCGTACCGAGCACGTGACCCGGGCCGCGCGAGAGCTGAACGTCCCGCAGTCGACGCTGTCGCGCGCGATGGTCCGCCTCGAACAGGACCTCGGTGTCGACCTCTTCGCCCGCCGGGGCCGCACGGTCTCCCTCACCCCGGCCGGCCGGACCTTCCTGACGTCCGTGGAGCGCGCCCTGTCCGAGATCCAGCGCGCCGCCGACGAGGTCCGCGCGGACGCCGACGCCGCGACCGGCAAAGTCGCGTTCGGCTTCCTGCACACCATGGGCGCGGAGACGGTCCCGGCCCTCATCCACGCCTTCCGCGCCGACCATCCCCGGGTCCGCTTCAGCCTCGTCCAGAACTACGGCGAGGCGATGATCGAGCGCCTGCGGGCCGGGGAACTGGACCTCTGCCTCACCTCTCCCGTGCCGGACGCGCCCGACCTCGTGGCGCGCAGGCTGGACGAGCAGAAACTCCGGCTCGTCGTCCCCGCCGACCACCGCCTCGCGGGCCGCAGACGCGTACGGCTCTCCGAGGCGGCCGAGGAGACGTTCGTGACCCTGGAGCCCGGCTACGGCCTGCGCCGCATCACCGACGACCTGTGCCAGCAGGCCGGCTTCCGCCCGCGCATCGCCTTCGAGGGCGAGGAGGCGGAAACCCTTAGGGGACTGGTCGCGGCGGGTCTAGGGGTAGCCCTCCTTCCCCCTCCGGCGGTACGCCGTCCGGGGGTATCAGAGCTGACGGTGACCTCACCGCGCGCGGTCCGGGAGATCGGCGTCGCCTGGCTGGACGGCCACCCGGACACCCCGCCGGTGGCGGCGTTCAAGAAGTTCCTGCTGTCGAGGCGAGGCAATCTGCTCACCTGA
- a CDS encoding MFS transporter, giving the protein MPSASTEAPATTGARAAVPTSDSRMTPGGPGYRRMSLALFLAGVATFALLYSTQALLPLISSEFGVAASEASWTVAAATGGLALFVLPMSALSERFGRRTVMTASLGVAVTLGLLVPFAPSLGALVVLRGLQGAALAGLPASATAYLAEEVRPKALVTAIGLFVAGNSVGGMSGRVITGWVAQEWGWRVAVGVIGGLAVVCAVAFRALLPAPRHFAPGSLRPRVLLGTVRDHLANPLLRRLYAIGALFMTVFGGVYTVIGYRLTEGPFSLPQGIVGSIFLVYLVGTVSASTAGRLVGRVGRRGALYLSGGTTAAGLLLSLAGSLALVLAGLVLITAGFFAGHAVASSAVSKTAVRGRAQASALYQSAYYIGSSAGSTVGAVAFHAGGWAGTVAVGLCAVAGVVAITVAGTRAARRAVPAVA; this is encoded by the coding sequence ATGCCTTCCGCCAGTACCGAGGCGCCCGCCACCACGGGCGCCCGCGCAGCCGTCCCCACCTCCGACTCACGTATGACACCCGGCGGTCCCGGTTACCGCCGGATGAGCCTCGCCCTGTTCCTCGCGGGCGTCGCGACCTTCGCGCTGCTGTACTCGACGCAGGCCCTTCTCCCCCTGATCTCAAGCGAGTTCGGCGTCGCGGCGAGCGAGGCGAGCTGGACGGTGGCCGCCGCGACCGGGGGCCTCGCGCTGTTCGTCCTGCCGATGAGCGCGCTCTCGGAGCGGTTCGGGCGGCGGACGGTCATGACGGCGTCGCTCGGCGTCGCGGTGACCCTCGGGCTGCTGGTGCCGTTCGCGCCGTCGCTGGGGGCGCTGGTGGTACTACGGGGTCTACAGGGCGCGGCCCTCGCGGGGCTGCCCGCGTCGGCGACGGCGTACCTCGCGGAGGAGGTCAGGCCGAAGGCGCTGGTGACGGCGATCGGGCTGTTCGTCGCCGGGAACAGCGTCGGCGGGATGAGCGGGCGCGTCATCACCGGGTGGGTCGCGCAGGAGTGGGGCTGGCGGGTCGCCGTCGGGGTGATCGGGGGGCTCGCGGTGGTGTGCGCGGTCGCGTTCCGCGCGCTGCTGCCCGCGCCGCGCCACTTCGCGCCGGGGTCGTTGCGGCCGCGCGTGCTGCTCGGCACCGTCCGCGATCACCTCGCTAACCCGTTGCTGCGGCGGCTGTACGCGATCGGGGCGCTGTTCATGACCGTCTTCGGCGGGGTCTACACGGTCATCGGGTACCGGCTGACCGAGGGGCCTTTCTCGCTGCCGCAGGGCATCGTGGGGTCGATCTTCCTGGTGTACCTCGTGGGTACGGTGTCGGCGTCGACCGCCGGGCGGCTGGTCGGGCGGGTCGGGCGCCGGGGGGCGTTGTACCTCTCCGGGGGTACTACCGCGGCGGGACTGTTGCTGTCGCTCGCCGGGTCGCTGGCGCTCGTGCTGGCCGGGCTGGTGCTGATCACCGCCGGGTTCTTCGCGGGGCACGCGGTGGCGTCGTCGGCGGTGAGCAAGACGGCCGTGCGGGGGCGGGCGCAGGCGTCCGCGCTGTACCAGTCGGCGTACTACATCGGGTCGAGCGCCGGGTCGACCGTCGGGGCCGTGGCCTTCCACGCCGGGGGCTGGGCGGGGACGGTCGCGGTGGGGCTGTGCGCGGTCGCCGGAGTCGTGGCGATCACGGTGGCGGGGACGCGGGCGGCTCGGCGGGCGGTGCCGGCGGTGGCGTAG
- a CDS encoding sigma-70 family RNA polymerase sigma factor: protein MSDGTTAVADLDMRLEKHRVELTGYCYRMLGSTFEAEDAVQDTLVRAWRSYEKFEGRSSLRSWLYRIATNVCLDMLNAGNKRARPVDLSEATPLAQAALSPRPENTWLEPIPDARALPTVEDPAEAAVAKESIRLAFMAALQQLPPKQRAVLILREVLSWKASEVAELLDTSVASVNSALQRARATLAEQPADKGASADVFNSLDEEQKKLLERYVAAFEGYDMTALTALLHEDAIMTMPPFDLWLTGHADITGFMTTIGKGCENSRLFPVQVNGLPGFAHYKPDPDKGGWSPWSVQVLEISDGRLTGFHFYLDTARWFPLFGFPLHLKDETDQP from the coding sequence ATGAGTGACGGTACGACGGCGGTGGCCGACCTCGACATGAGGCTGGAGAAGCACCGGGTCGAACTGACCGGGTACTGCTACCGGATGCTGGGATCGACCTTCGAGGCGGAGGACGCCGTCCAGGACACGCTGGTGCGGGCCTGGCGCAGCTACGAGAAGTTCGAGGGGCGGTCCAGCCTGCGGTCCTGGCTGTACCGGATCGCGACGAACGTGTGCCTGGACATGCTGAACGCGGGCAACAAACGCGCCCGCCCCGTCGATCTCAGCGAGGCGACACCGCTGGCGCAGGCCGCGCTCTCGCCCCGCCCGGAGAACACCTGGCTCGAACCGATCCCGGACGCCCGAGCGCTGCCCACCGTCGAGGACCCGGCGGAGGCTGCCGTGGCCAAGGAGTCCATCCGGCTGGCGTTCATGGCGGCGCTCCAGCAGTTGCCGCCGAAGCAGCGGGCCGTGCTGATCCTGCGCGAAGTCCTCTCCTGGAAGGCCAGCGAGGTCGCCGAACTGCTCGACACGTCGGTCGCGTCGGTCAACAGCGCCCTCCAGCGCGCCCGCGCGACGCTCGCGGAGCAGCCCGCCGACAAGGGCGCCTCGGCGGACGTCTTCAACTCCCTCGACGAGGAGCAGAAGAAGCTCCTGGAGCGCTACGTCGCCGCGTTCGAGGGGTACGACATGACGGCGCTGACGGCGCTGCTCCACGAAGACGCGATCATGACGATGCCGCCGTTCGACCTGTGGCTCACCGGCCACGCGGACATCACCGGCTTCATGACCACCATCGGCAAGGGCTGCGAGAACTCCCGCCTCTTCCCCGTCCAGGTCAACGGGCTGCCGGGCTTCGCCCACTACAAGCCCGACCCCGACAAGGGCGGCTGGTCCCCCTGGTCCGTCCAGGTCCTGGAGATCTCCGACGGCCGGCTAACCGGTTTCCACTTCTACCTCGACACCGCCCGCTGGTTCCCCCTCTTCGGGTTCCCCCTCCACCTCAAGGACGAGACCGACCAGCCCTAG
- the galE gene encoding UDP-glucose 4-epimerase GalE gives MSVLIAGGAGYIGSTVASACLDAGITPVILDSLVRGRREFAEGRVFYEGDIADGALVDRIFAERSEITAVVHCAALIVVPESVADPVGYYEANVAKSLAFVGHLRRNGCDRLVFSSSASIYRAEDGGPVTEESPLAPQSPYARTKAVCEGMFSDIAAAGGLRVLSLRYFNPVGSDPAFRTGLQLRYPTHALGKLIQAHQDGTAFTVTGTDWPTRDGSGIRDYVHVWDLAAAHLAAIERFDSILSPSTPSLAINLGSGSGTTVRELCAAFNNVVSPPLTTLDAGPRPGDVAGGYTASDRASALLGWTPKLSLEEAIRSALDWIPVRDALLKE, from the coding sequence GTGTCCGTCCTGATCGCCGGGGGAGCCGGGTACATCGGAAGTACCGTCGCGTCGGCCTGTCTGGACGCGGGGATCACGCCGGTGATCCTCGACAGCCTCGTCCGGGGCCGGCGGGAGTTCGCCGAGGGGCGGGTCTTCTACGAGGGGGACATCGCGGACGGGGCGCTGGTCGACCGGATCTTCGCGGAGCGGTCGGAGATCACGGCCGTCGTGCACTGCGCGGCGCTGATCGTGGTGCCGGAGTCGGTGGCGGATCCGGTCGGGTACTACGAGGCGAACGTCGCCAAGAGCCTCGCGTTCGTCGGGCATCTGCGGCGCAACGGGTGTGACCGGCTCGTCTTCAGCAGCTCGGCGTCGATCTACCGGGCCGAGGACGGGGGTCCCGTCACCGAGGAGTCGCCGCTCGCGCCGCAGAGTCCGTACGCGCGGACCAAGGCGGTCTGCGAGGGGATGTTCTCGGACATCGCGGCGGCCGGGGGGCTCCGGGTGCTGTCGCTGCGCTACTTCAACCCCGTCGGCTCCGACCCCGCCTTCCGCACCGGCCTCCAACTCCGGTATCCCACCCACGCGTTGGGCAAGCTGATCCAAGCCCACCAGGACGGCACGGCCTTCACCGTCACCGGCACGGACTGGCCCACCCGTGACGGCTCCGGCATCCGGGACTACGTCCACGTCTGGGACCTCGCGGCGGCGCACCTCGCGGCGATCGAACGGTTCGACTCGATCCTCTCCCCGTCGACTCCGTCCCTCGCGATCAACCTCGGGAGCGGGTCCGGGACGACGGTCCGCGAACTGTGCGCCGCCTTCAACAACGTCGTCAGCCCGCCGCTCACCACGCTCGACGCCGGGCCGCGTCCCGGTGACGTCGCCGGCGGCTACACCGCGAGCGACCGGGCGTCCGCCCTCCTCGGCTGGACCCCCAAGCTCTCCCTTGAGGAGGCGATCCGCTCCGCCCTCGACTGGATCCCGGTCCGCGACGCGCTACTGAAGGAGTGA
- a CDS encoding helix-turn-helix domain-containing protein, which yields MTELAGTGAQEPQGDEVEGALLAFGDGWDEDAGPQPADEASKGLVIAFGKTLKMVREREGVDRPTLGRAIGYSAATVASYEQGRRIASGRTIDKADKFLNAGGLLSVWKEQMEQAQYPTFFQGMASLEKQAVELLSYNMYVFTGLLQTEEYMRALLAMRRPILDPDLIEQRVAARLARQVIFDRQPMPMLSFVIDESVLRRPYGGKDVLRGQLEHLLLLGRKPNVELQIMPQDREENAGVDGPFTIVIRKDGKRFVYTETQGTSALQTNAERTTLFATRYGIIRSQALPPRESMKTIEGVLGSL from the coding sequence ATGACTGAGCTGGCGGGTACGGGGGCACAGGAGCCCCAGGGCGACGAGGTCGAGGGCGCGTTGTTGGCGTTCGGCGATGGTTGGGACGAGGACGCGGGTCCGCAGCCTGCGGACGAGGCCAGCAAGGGCCTCGTGATCGCGTTCGGGAAGACCCTGAAGATGGTGCGCGAACGGGAGGGTGTGGACCGTCCGACGCTGGGCAGGGCGATCGGGTACTCGGCGGCGACCGTCGCCTCGTATGAGCAGGGGCGCCGGATCGCGAGCGGCAGGACGATCGACAAGGCGGACAAGTTCCTCAACGCGGGCGGGTTGCTGAGCGTCTGGAAAGAGCAGATGGAGCAGGCTCAGTACCCGACGTTCTTCCAGGGAATGGCCTCGCTGGAGAAGCAGGCGGTCGAGCTGCTGTCGTACAACATGTACGTCTTCACCGGTCTGTTGCAGACCGAGGAGTACATGCGGGCACTGCTGGCGATGCGACGTCCGATCCTGGACCCCGACCTCATCGAGCAGCGCGTGGCGGCGCGTCTGGCCCGGCAGGTCATCTTCGACCGTCAGCCGATGCCGATGCTGAGCTTCGTGATCGACGAGTCCGTCCTGAGGCGCCCCTACGGTGGAAAGGACGTCCTGCGCGGGCAGTTGGAGCACCTGCTGCTGCTCGGCCGGAAGCCGAACGTCGAGCTTCAGATCATGCCGCAGGACCGCGAGGAGAACGCCGGAGTCGACGGTCCGTTCACCATCGTCATCCGCAAGGACGGCAAGCGGTTCGTGTACACGGAGACGCAGGGAACCAGCGCCTTGCAGACCAACGCGGAACGCACGACTCTCTTCGCCACCCGTTATGGGATCATCCGATCGCAGGCTCTCCCTCCACGGGAGTCGATGAAGACGATCGAAGGAGTACTGGGATCGCTATGA
- a CDS encoding DUF397 domain-containing protein, translated as MNNSESSTAASGLVWFKSSYSGAEGGQCVEVAWRKSSYSGAEGGECVEVSAGTTAVNVRDSKDTSLPHLSVSRTAWTGFVELASAEPRV; from the coding sequence ATGAACAACTCTGAGTCCTCGACCGCTGCTTCCGGTCTCGTCTGGTTCAAGAGCAGCTACAGCGGCGCCGAAGGCGGCCAATGCGTGGAGGTCGCCTGGCGCAAAAGCAGCTACAGCGGCGCCGAAGGCGGCGAATGCGTCGAGGTCTCAGCCGGCACCACCGCCGTCAACGTCCGTGACTCCAAGGACACTTCCCTCCCCCACCTCTCCGTCTCCCGCACCGCCTGGACCGGATTCGTGGAACTGGCCTCCGCCGAGCCGCGCGTCTGA
- a CDS encoding Uma2 family endonuclease encodes MNEGDYGLADSEWATAVRLWERTDAPKDSRTEIIEGIVTVSPPPAVSHHVIVGRIQRRLYSVIPEDWGIYQTQAIAVPSRRGMLIPDLLVMPVQEDPETDAYLPAALAELVVEVTSQSNARHDRVSKPAAYAAAGIPLYLLVDRWADGGPTITLYGEPRNDVYRVLKAGKFGDPIDLPEPFDLTLDTSDFPHR; translated from the coding sequence ATGAACGAGGGTGACTACGGCCTGGCCGACAGCGAGTGGGCCACAGCGGTCAGACTCTGGGAACGCACGGACGCTCCCAAGGACAGCAGGACGGAGATCATCGAGGGGATCGTCACGGTCTCCCCTCCGCCCGCCGTGAGCCACCATGTGATCGTCGGTCGCATCCAGCGCCGCCTCTACTCAGTGATCCCCGAGGACTGGGGTATCTACCAGACACAGGCCATCGCCGTGCCGTCGCGCCGGGGAATGCTGATCCCCGACCTTCTCGTGATGCCGGTACAGGAGGACCCTGAGACAGACGCGTATCTCCCGGCCGCCCTCGCCGAACTCGTCGTCGAGGTGACCTCCCAGTCCAACGCCCGCCACGACCGCGTCAGCAAGCCCGCGGCCTACGCCGCCGCCGGCATCCCCCTGTACCTGCTCGTCGACCGCTGGGCGGACGGCGGCCCCACCATCACCCTCTACGGCGAGCCGCGGAACGACGTCTACCGAGTCCTGAAGGCGGGCAAGTTCGGCGACCCGATCGACCTGCCCGAGCCTTTCGACCTCACGCTCGACACCTCGGACTTCCCACACCGGTGA
- a CDS encoding thymidine phosphorylase, producing the protein MAMDVISVIRTKRDRAELTDEQIDWVIDAYTRGEVADEQMSSLAMAILLNGMNRREIARWTAAMIASGERMDFSSLSRPTADKHSTGGVGDKITLPLAPLVAACGAAVPQLSGRGLGHTGGTLDKLESIPGWRALLSNEEMLSVLDGTGAVICAAGDGLAPADKKLYALRDVTGTVEAIPLIASSIMSKKIAEGTGSLVLDVKVGTGAFMKTIEDARELASTMVGLGTDHGVKTVALLTDMSTPLGLTAGNALEVRESVEVLAGGGPADVVELTIALAQEMLTAAGIHDADPAKALADGSAMDVWRRMISAQGGDPDAALPVAREQHVITAPSSGVLTRLDAYDIGLAAWRLGAGRARKEDPVQAGAGVELHAKPGDTVTAGQPLLTLHTDTPDRFAYALEAITGSYDIAAPGTAFSASPVVLERIA; encoded by the coding sequence ATGGCCATGGACGTCATCTCCGTCATCCGCACCAAGCGGGACCGCGCCGAACTCACCGACGAGCAGATCGACTGGGTCATCGACGCGTACACCCGTGGCGAGGTCGCCGACGAGCAGATGTCCTCGCTCGCCATGGCCATCCTCCTCAACGGCATGAACCGCCGCGAGATCGCCCGCTGGACGGCGGCGATGATCGCGAGCGGCGAGCGTATGGACTTCTCGTCCCTGTCCCGCCCGACGGCCGACAAGCACAGCACGGGCGGCGTGGGCGACAAGATCACGCTCCCGCTGGCCCCCCTGGTCGCCGCGTGCGGCGCGGCCGTCCCCCAGCTCTCGGGGCGCGGCCTCGGCCACACGGGCGGCACACTGGACAAGCTGGAGTCCATCCCGGGCTGGCGCGCCCTCTTGTCGAACGAGGAGATGCTGTCCGTGCTGGACGGCACCGGCGCGGTGATCTGCGCGGCGGGCGACGGCCTCGCCCCCGCCGACAAGAAGCTGTACGCGCTCCGTGACGTGACCGGCACGGTCGAGGCGATCCCGCTGATCGCCTCCTCGATCATGTCCAAGAAGATCGCCGAGGGGACGGGCTCGCTGGTCCTGGACGTCAAGGTCGGCACGGGCGCCTTCATGAAGACCATCGAAGACGCCCGCGAGCTGGCCTCCACGATGGTGGGCCTCGGCACGGACCACGGCGTGAAGACGGTCGCCCTGCTGACGGACATGTCGACGCCGTTGGGGTTGACGGCCGGCAACGCGTTGGAGGTCCGCGAGTCGGTGGAGGTCCTGGCGGGCGGCGGCCCGGCGGACGTCGTCGAGCTGACGATCGCGCTGGCCCAGGAAATGCTGACCGCTGCGGGCATCCACGACGCCGACCCGGCGAAGGCGTTGGCCGACGGCTCGGCGATGGACGTCTGGCGCCGGATGATCTCGGCCCAGGGCGGCGACCCGGACGCGGCCCTGCCGGTGGCCCGCGAGCAGCACGTGATCACGGCGCCGTCCTCCGGCGTCCTGACCCGCCTCGACGCCTACGACATCGGCCTCGCCGCCTGGCGCCTCGGCGCGGGACGCGCCCGCAAGGAGGACCCGGTCCAGGCAGGCGCCGGCGTGGAGCTGCACGCCAAGCCCGGCGACACGGTCACCGCCGGCCAGCCCCTCCTGACCCTCCACACCGACACCCCGGACCGCTTCGCCTACGCCCTCGAAGCGATCACCGGCTCCTACGACATCGCGGCCCCCGGCACGGCCTTCTCGGCGTCGCCGGTGGTGCTGGAGCGCATCGCCTGA
- a CDS encoding cytidine deaminase: protein MTFDWGALRAVAREAMTHAYAPYSGYPVGAAALVDDGRTVSGCNVENASYGIGLCAECGLVSELHRTGGGRLTHFTCVDGNGDVLVPCGRCRQLLYEHGGPGLSLETPEGVLTLAEMLPQAFGPGHLTK, encoded by the coding sequence GTGACGTTCGACTGGGGGGCGTTGCGGGCGGTCGCGCGCGAGGCGATGACCCACGCGTACGCCCCCTACTCGGGGTATCCCGTAGGGGCCGCGGCCCTCGTCGACGACGGTCGCACGGTCTCCGGCTGCAACGTCGAGAACGCGTCGTACGGCATCGGCCTGTGCGCGGAGTGCGGGCTGGTGTCCGAGCTGCACCGCACGGGGGGCGGCCGGCTGACCCACTTCACGTGCGTCGACGGCAACGGCGACGTGCTGGTCCCCTGCGGGCGCTGCCGTCAGCTGCTGTACGAGCACGGCGGGCCCGGCCTGTCGCTGGAGACCCCCGAGGGGGTCCTCACCCTCGCCGAGATGCTTCCGCAGGCATTCGGCCCCGGACACCTCACCAAGTAA